In Oncorhynchus tshawytscha isolate Ot180627B linkage group LG23, Otsh_v2.0, whole genome shotgun sequence, the following proteins share a genomic window:
- the LOC112230228 gene encoding E3 ubiquitin-protein ligase RNF183-like encodes MSDDRERQGADGGCGAKQPPNVKPKPDSKDSIKKEKKEKPTKVRRSMSTDSERGGGSGRRRERKRDKGSRRERGRSEENRRQDRDGDDSNRKESDPQENDMEDTECVVCFCEYNNVFKTPKLLSCGHTFCLECLARINVTSLELKSLSCPVCRELTKLPHGRNLPQLGNNQDIFRKLPPEMQRALSVRFKRSKGKLVLKKPPPGTTSLAKSSLTLPTLKKQDRQASSDLQLGTMDQGLATVVDVGRPPSRVRGRLRRMFRSDQCYYTVMASIIIIAVALMLMGILAFMVMPNVVLHNGSKPQQGNSSQPQAG; translated from the coding sequence ATGAGTGACGACAGGGAAAGACAGGGTGCCGATGGAGGCTGCGGGGCCAAACAGCCGCCCAACGTCAAACCCAAACCTGACAGCAAAGACAGCATTAAGAAGGAGAAAAAGGAGAAACCCACCAAGGTGCGTAGGTCCATGAGCactgactcagagagaggagggggatctgggagaaggagggagcgaaagagagacaAAGGTTCAAGGAGAGAGCGTGGTAGAAGCGAGGAGAACAGGAGGCAAGACAGGGATGGCGATGACAGCAACCGGAAGGAGTCTGACCCCCAGGAAAATGACATGGAGGACACTGAGTGCGTGGTTTGCTTCTGCGAATACAACAACGTCTTTAAAACCCCCAAGCTGCTCTCCTGCGGGCACACCTTCTGTCTGGAGTGCTTGGCCCGGATCAACGTGACCTCCTTAGAGCTCAAGTCTCTTTCCTGCCCTGTGTGTCGAGAGCTCACCAAGCTGCCCCATGGCCGCAACCTGCCCCAGCTGGGCAACAACCAGGACATCTTCCGCAAACTCCCTCCTGAGATGCAGAGGGCGCTGTCCGTGCGCTTCAAGCGCAGCAAGGGCAAGCTGGTCCTCAAGAAGCCCCCTCCTGGTACTACTAGCCTGGCCAAGTCCAGCCTCACCCTGCCCACTCTCAAGAAGCAGGACCGACAGGCCTCCAGCGACCTCCAGCTGGGCACCATGGACCAGGGCCTCGCCACAGTCGTGGATGTGGGTCGCCCCCCTAGCAGGGTCAGAGGTCGCCTGCGCAGGATGTTCCGCTCGGACCAGTGCTACTACACCGTGATGGCGTCCATCATCATCATCGCCGTGGCGCTGATGCTGATGGGCATCCTGGCCTTCATGGTCATGCCCAATGTGGTCCTCCACAACGGCAGCAAACCGCAGCAGGGGAATTCCAGCCAACCACAGGCCGGTTAA